A single window of Aspergillus flavus chromosome 4, complete sequence DNA harbors:
- a CDS encoding putative NADH-ubiquinone oxidoreductase B18 subunit (NADH dehydrogenase 1 beta subcomplex subunit 7), which translates to MTVAESVKSAVGLADTPATRQEMSDARLPIQYRDSCGHLLIPLNRCRQQEYYLPWKCEDERHSYEKCQYEEFKKRVAKMDELRAAKNGARSN; encoded by the exons ATGACCGTTGCCGAGTCGGTTAAGAGTGCCGTTGGACTGGCGGATACTCCCG CCACCCGCCAGGAGATGTCCGATGCTCGTCTGCCTATTCAGTACCGCGACTCTTGTGGCCACCTTCTCATCCCATTGAACCGATGCCGGCAGCAGGAGTACTACCTTCCTTGGAAGTGCGAG GATGAGAGACACAGCTACGAGAAGTGCCAATATGAAGAATTTAAGAAGCGCGTTGCCAAGATGGACGAGCTGCGAGCTGCTAAGAACGGTGCCCGGAGCAATTGA